AAAGGTTCTGGGGTATCTGCAGAAACAGATAATTTCACCAATAAATTCTGTGCAGGACATAGATAAGGTTATTGAAATGGCCATCAAGATAGAAGAAAAAAGAGATGACCTGGCTTATGGCGCTCCTGCAACGGAGAGGGCATTGCAGGAAAAAATAAATCTGTTTTTCGAATTTAAAAAGATGTTAAAATGTTAAAGGCATACTCAGGATATTTTGCAGCATACCTGCTGAATAATTTGAAAAATACAGAAAATATAGAAAGGATCATACTTTATGGCTCTGTTGCAAAAGAAGAGGCCACGAAAGAGAGCGATATTGATATTTTTATTGAAGTTAAAAAAAAGACAGAAAAAATTGAGAAAGAATTAAAAGAAGCAGAAAAAAGATTTTATCAGAGCAGGGATGCTGCTTTATTCAAATCAAAAGGCGCAGATAATAAATTTAATATTAAGATAGGAAAATTAAAAGACTGGAAAGAATTATACAGGAGCATAGCCTCCACCGGGATTGTCTTATACGGCCCATATGAAATAAAAGAAATTCCCTCCGGGGTTAAGCATTCCGTCATTGTTTTCTGGCAGAAAATAGGAAAAAACAGAGGAGCCTTTCTTAATAAATTATACGGCTTCAAAATCAAAGGCAAACATTATGCCGGCCTGATTTCAAAATTTGACGGAAAAAAACTTGGAAAAAGTTGTGTAATGTTTCCAATACAATATAAAGAAGATATATTCAGATTATTAAAAGGATATGAAGTAATAGCGAAAATGATAGAGGTTTTTAGTTAGAGTTCTATTAAATCATAGAGCTTGCTTAAATTGTGGATAGCACCCAGGATAATAGTCCAGCTTGTCCTCATTCATCACAATAACGAAGTCATAGTGCTTGATTATATCTGAGAATTTGTCCCTTATATCCAGCATAATATTATGGAATGCGTTGAAATCATCTATTTCAAAATCCAGTTCAATATCCCATTCACCAATGCAGTTTATAATATATGTTAGATTCTTTAAATAATTGCAGTGCTGGAAGAACTGGCTGTATTTTTGTTTTGTTAAGCTCCTGAACTTTATCAGTGCCTTGCAGTAAATCCAGTTGAATTTATTTAAGTTTAAGAATACCCTGTGGATCAAAATAATATTCTCTTTTTTCAAATTTTTAATCCTGTAATTCACGATTCTTGGCGTGGTTTTCAGCCTCTGCGCAATTTCTATTATCGGCATTCTCGCATTATTGACAAGGATTTTTATGATCTCCTCATCCACGGGATCTATTTTTAAATCATCTTTTTTGCCTCCCTGAAAAACAGCAGGGAAAGGCTCTTTATTTTCCAAAAGGTATTCCTTTCTCCAGTGAGGAACTCCTGTGCTGATTGAAGTTTCCCTTAAGCTTATGTGCTGGCTGAATTTTTCATCCAGTTCTTTTATCGCTTCATTAAACTCATAAACATCTTTAACTATATACCCTGCAATTATATCAAATTTCCCGGAGCAGGTGGCAATCCATTCTGTCTTTTTATGCTGCTTTAAGAACCCGATAATTTCGCTTATTGTCTTTTTATCTGCGTTTTCAAGCGAAAGGTATATTTTATACTTTGAAAAGCCGAGCTTGTAAGTATCGATCACAGTAGAGAATCTTGTGATGATGTTATCTTTTAAGAGTTTTTTAATCCTGTAATCCACAACCTGCTTGCTTAATCCTACTTTCTTGCCTATTTCTGAATCTGCCTGCCTGCAATTAACATCAAGCTGGTACAATATCTTTCGATCCTTCAGATCAAGGAATTCTGAGAGCATATTATGATATAATGACAATTAGTTTATAAATTTTGTTATTTTGACAAAAAAATCAATAGAACATTTTAATTATCTATCAAGTTATTACTGTAATGTGATAAAATAATGGCAAAACAAAAAAACTACAAAATCGCATTGTTTAGCTTACCTCCTTACCAGCCTGTTTATATGCACCCTGCAGTTCCTTATTTAACAGGTTATCTTAAAAAATATTTGCCTGATGTTGAAGTTGTTCAAAAAGATCTTAATACAGGCTCTTTGGATTATTTTTTAGGATCTACCCCGAAGTTCATGAGAAATATTGCTTCGTACAGGGATTTTCAGGGGCATAAACAAGCAAGAAGAGAACTATCTGCCAGAATAGAGCACGCAACAGAAGGAAGATTACATATTGTAAGAAACACTGTCAATTACGACTTAGCCCAAACAGGAGAGGATTACAAATCTAGAACTGGATTGCTTCAAGTTGCTCAACAAAAAGAAAGAAACTTATTTTATGAATATTTCAGAACTGAAGTTCTTCCATCTTTAGAGGGAGTTAATCTTGTTGGTCTGTCTGTTAGCGACCAGAAACAATTGGTTCCTACAATGGTTTTAGCTTCTGTGATTAAAGAACAGTATCCTGATACCAAAGTTGTTATTGGTGGAAATATAATCACAAGAAATTACGATGTTCTTTCACAGGATAATGAATTGAATAGAAGGTTATTTGATCATTTTGATTATTTGGTTCATCATGAAGGAGAAGTTGCAATTAAAGAATTAGTAGAAAGATTAAAAGAAGGTAAGGCTGTAGAAGGTGTCCCTAAACTTATTTACAGAGATGGTGGAAGAATCAAAGAAAATCTTCGGTTTGTTGTTGAAAATGTTAATGCCATTCCTGCACCAGATCTCGATGATTTAGTTGCTCAAGGAAACCATTGGACTCCTGAATTAGTAATTCCATATTTGATTGGAAGAGGTTGTGATTGGGGAGGTTGTAATTTCTGCGATATCCCTGCGGGTTATGATGGTTCTAGAACAAGAATGGAAAAAGTGACAGGCAAGAAATTTGAAGTGGAAGGCAGTACTGGAAAAAGAAGAGTCCAAGATTTGGATAAGGTTATTGAAGACCTTCGAGACCTAAAAGAAAGATATAGCACAAAGTATTTTAGTTTTGGGGATGAAGAATTGGCTGGAGATTCATTAAGAGATTTTGTTGATAAAATTTTAGAATCTGATTTAGATATAGAATGGGAATGTTATGGAAGGATTGAAGATATTTATTTAGATAAAGACTTTTGCAAAAGATTAAGAGAGGCCGGATGTAGATTTATACAGTTCGGTATTGAATCTGCCAGCCAAAAAGTTCTGGACACAAGTAATAAAGGCTACAAATCCGGATTGACTGGAAGAGTTTTGAGAAATACATATGAAACCGGGATTATGAATCATGCCTTTATTCTAATTGGATTGCCAGATGACAGTATAATTGAGGCATCTCGGCTAATTACTTTCTTAGAAGAAACTGCTCAATACATTACTACTATGAAGCCAATAATGTATAAAGTTTCAAAATGGTCTCCTATGGCATTGAAGCCAGAAACTTTTGGACTAATGCTAGATAAAGAAAATACTCCAGACCTTGAACAAAGAATAAGTGTAGAAAAAGATTCCGGGATGATGAGCAGGCATAAAGCAGGAGCATTTGTTAGATTATTAGAATTATGGGTTGCACAACATCATAAAGTGAATCCTGCAACAAGCGAATATATGTTTGCCCAGAGACTGTTTCTTTCACGAGACGAATTGGAAGAATTTGGGAGAAGCGTTGATTACCAAGTTGAACTCGGATCCAATGATTTAAAAGCAATAAAACGAGTATTTCACGGATTAGTTCAGGAATTAAAAACAAAAGCGTACGATGGTGCTGTAAATAGAGATATAAGAATAGAATATGAACAGATGTATTTGGAATTGAAAGATCAAAGAGCGCCTGAAAACTTAGAGGAGATTATTTCTTTATTAAGAAAAACAGCTTCAGTGAATTACTAAGAATTATGGCCGATCCTAACACTAAACTGTTACATTAGCAATCTTCATCTTCACAAACTTATTTATCTCCAGATAAAGCGCTCCGGCTCCTGACATGAGGATCAGCAGCAGGAATTCGTAAATGCTCAATGCGGTTGTATCAAATACATTCTGCAATGCCGGAATATAGACAACTGATATGACTGCCAGCAAAGAAACCAGCACTGACAAAATGAGCCATTTGTTCTTGAAAAATCCGACTCTTGATAATGGATAATTCACAGACCTGCACGAAAATGCCTGGTAAAGCTCGAACATGGCAATCACAATGAGCCTTCCATCTGCGGGTATTTTTGCGCCTGTTTCCAGAATTATTATATCGCCAGGTACAAGATTGATGGCATCTATTGCTTCGACTTCATTGTTTCTCAGAACACCTGCCTTTAAGGCTGAGCTTTTGAATTGATTCAGTAAAATCTCAAAAGGGCTGGTTCTTTTGCCTTCTTTAAGCTAGTTAAGGCCTATTGCTGCAGCCTTTTTGCAGCTTCCTCATTGCTTAAGCCTTTTCTTGAGCTGTTTAGGCTTTCAGAGTTTCACCAGCTGTTTTTTGATAATATTCCATCTTATTCTTTTTTCTGCCATCTCAATGATTCTTTTTTTATTTCTTTCAGATTATTCAAGAAATGCTCTAAGCAGTCAATGCCGCAGAACGATGCCTTTTTCTTGAAGTCATCCGGGCCGAAGATCAAGGTATAGTTGCTTGTGGAGTACGGATCAAGCTCATTTGCGCAAACCTTGCATATTGTCTGATGCAGTTTTTCCCTTTCTTTTATTTTGTTTTCAACGAATTTTCTCAGGTGAAAGCCGCCTTCCTCAAGGTCTCTTTTTATCTTTTTTAATTCATCTTCATCAAGGTAATCTACCACGTCCCTTAATCTTTTGTCCATTATTTCACCTCGGTTTTTGAGAACAGCTTTATCTTGATATATGAAGAAACAGAGATCCCTAGCTTTTTTGCTTCCTCTTCAATTGCAGCCTTTTCATGGTCATTAAGGTAAACATGGACCATGTTGTTTCTGGTGTTTTTTTTCATTGTGCGGGTTCTGTATTTAGTATTATTATAGTATTATTTAGGTATTTATATAGTATTTTATCAGTATTAGTATTTAAAGATTGTGATTTTCTAATAAACAACATGAAGAAGTGTGTTTAGTCTAAAAATAAGATATTCTGAGTTTACAACCCGCGACCCTTCATAAAGTATTTCGCATCACCGCCATCAACAAGCCTTGCTATCTTCTTTGTTTCGGTATCCACAATAAAGATATGCCCGATAGGGAGATAAACAAGTATGTGCCTGTCGTCAGGAAGCCATGTTGGGTCACTATAACCACTATATCTATCACCTCTCCATTGGATGATAGTCTCTGTATAATTTGGATTGGCATACATCTTTTTCATCTTAGCACTCAAATCATGTTCTATGGCAGCGGGAGCATAAGAGCTCATTTTAATACTGCCTTCGTTTATGAAAATTACTTTTTTGTAATCATTGGAGGATTCATAACCATCCCCCATTCCAGATGTAAAATCTCGTTGATATAAAGATAAAGAAGCATTGTTAATACAGGATTCGAAAGGGTCGTCTACGTATCCTTCTTCCCATGGCTTTTTCTGAGCATAACTACAAATTAAAACAGCCTTTTCAAATGAAAAGTCATATTCGAAAAATAAATCACGCCCATCGTTCTCTGAAAATATCCGTGAACCATAAACAAGAACTTTTTTGCCCTCTTTGTAAAAATAAGCATTTACTCCAACAGCTGCACTAAATCTTGAAATATCCTCTAATTCTTTTAATTCGGTAACTTGATTAGTATTAAGGTCTACGATATAAAAATATGGTTGGTCTAGTCCATTTATTTGACCATCAATGGAATGAAGTAATTTTGGATTATAATTACTATCTGTTTCAGTAGAAATAACAAACAACCAGTCTCCATCAGGTGAGAAACGTGAT
The Candidatus Woesearchaeota archaeon DNA segment above includes these coding regions:
- a CDS encoding nucleotidyltransferase domain-containing protein gives rise to the protein MLKAYSGYFAAYLLNNLKNTENIERIILYGSVAKEEATKESDIDIFIEVKKKTEKIEKELKEAEKRFYQSRDAALFKSKGADNKFNIKIGKLKDWKELYRSIASTGIVLYGPYEIKEIPSGVKHSVIVFWQKIGKNRGAFLNKLYGFKIKGKHYAGLISKFDGKKLGKSCVMFPIQYKEDIFRLLKGYEVIAKMIEVFS
- a CDS encoding radical SAM protein; the protein is MAKQKNYKIALFSLPPYQPVYMHPAVPYLTGYLKKYLPDVEVVQKDLNTGSLDYFLGSTPKFMRNIASYRDFQGHKQARRELSARIEHATEGRLHIVRNTVNYDLAQTGEDYKSRTGLLQVAQQKERNLFYEYFRTEVLPSLEGVNLVGLSVSDQKQLVPTMVLASVIKEQYPDTKVVIGGNIITRNYDVLSQDNELNRRLFDHFDYLVHHEGEVAIKELVERLKEGKAVEGVPKLIYRDGGRIKENLRFVVENVNAIPAPDLDDLVAQGNHWTPELVIPYLIGRGCDWGGCNFCDIPAGYDGSRTRMEKVTGKKFEVEGSTGKRRVQDLDKVIEDLRDLKERYSTKYFSFGDEELAGDSLRDFVDKILESDLDIEWECYGRIEDIYLDKDFCKRLREAGCRFIQFGIESASQKVLDTSNKGYKSGLTGRVLRNTYETGIMNHAFILIGLPDDSIIEASRLITFLEETAQYITTMKPIMYKVSKWSPMALKPETFGLMLDKENTPDLEQRISVEKDSGMMSRHKAGAFVRLLELWVAQHHKVNPATSEYMFAQRLFLSRDELEEFGRSVDYQVELGSNDLKAIKRVFHGLVQELKTKAYDGAVNRDIRIEYEQMYLELKDQRAPENLEEIISLLRKTASVNY
- a CDS encoding Lrp/AsnC family transcriptional regulator: MLSEFLDLKDRKILYQLDVNCRQADSEIGKKVGLSKQVVDYRIKKLLKDNIITRFSTVIDTYKLGFSKYKIYLSLENADKKTISEIIGFLKQHKKTEWIATCSGKFDIIAGYIVKDVYEFNEAIKELDEKFSQHISLRETSISTGVPHWRKEYLLENKEPFPAVFQGGKKDDLKIDPVDEEIIKILVNNARMPIIEIAQRLKTTPRIVNYRIKNLKKENIILIHRVFLNLNKFNWIYCKALIKFRSLTKQKYSQFFQHCNYLKNLTYIINCIGEWDIELDFEIDDFNAFHNIMLDIRDKFSDIIKHYDFVIVMNEDKLDYYPGCYPQFKQAL
- a CDS encoding cation-translocating P-type ATPase C-terminal domain-containing protein; protein product: MIAMFELYQAFSCRSVNYPLSRVGFFKNKWLILSVLVSLLAVISVVYIPALQNVFDTTALSIYEFLLLILMSGAGALYLEINKFVKMKIANVTV